In Desulfonatronum sp. SC1, the sequence GAGACATGGAACGGCATCAGGAACGGATTCAGACGGTTGACAGTGGTCTTGCCCAACGAATCACGTCCTTGACGCGGAACATCCAGGTGGATCTTGACCAGCCGCTGGATGAAGACGGATGAGCGACGCTCCACGGCAACTCGTCGTCAATGGATGGTCAATTTACGCCCACCCGTTGTTCCTGGACCAGTTGGAACGGCTTGCGGCGCAAGTGTCGAGTCTGAGGGACAAGGACCCTGATGGGTATCAGAAAAAAAATGTCGCCAAACGTCTTGCGGCCATCACCAGGCTGGCCTTCGAGATCATTCCCCAGGATCCAGGGCGCCCGGAGTACCGCCAGGGCAGAACGTTGGGCGGCCAACGCAAGCACTGGCTTCGAGCCAAGTTTTTTCAACAGGAGTTTAACAGATTGAACGTCATTTTTTTTTGAAAACGCAAGTGATTTCGGTGTGTTAAGTCGCCAATTCCTGTAAGACCCCACTGCTCACTCCGTAGCCCATGGCCTTCAGTATCTGGGCCTGGGCGTCGCTTGGTTCCTCAAGCTTGCGGGTCGCTTTTCGTGCCCCGGCATTCCAACAAAGACATGAATGGAGTGTGCGCATCTGCTGCATTGT encodes:
- a CDS encoding type II toxin-antitoxin system YhaV family toxin; translation: MSDAPRQLVVNGWSIYAHPLFLDQLERLAAQVSSLRDKDPDGYQKKNVAKRLAAITRLAFEIIPQDPGRPEYRQGRTLGGQRKHWLRAKFFQQEFNRLNVIFF